Proteins from a genomic interval of Streptomyces fodineus:
- a CDS encoding pirin family protein: MDVRRAGERYPGGDPATGIESWHAFSFGPHYDPGNLRFGAIIACNEERLAPGAGFGEHPHSHTEIVTWVVEGELTHCDSTGHETKVRPGDVQRLSSAAGVRHAERNDGPSPLTFVQMWLAPRDPGGEPSYEIVPGIADSTPYAVAEAGAMLHIRRLAAGERTAVPDGAYVYVHVVRGAVRLGEERLAAGDAARITAAVGLETVALTPAEVLLWEMSG, translated from the coding sequence ATGGACGTACGGCGCGCCGGTGAGCGCTACCCCGGGGGCGACCCGGCGACCGGGATCGAGTCGTGGCACGCCTTCTCCTTCGGCCCGCACTACGACCCCGGCAATCTCCGCTTCGGCGCGATCATCGCCTGCAACGAGGAGCGGCTCGCGCCCGGCGCCGGGTTCGGTGAACACCCGCACAGCCACACCGAGATCGTCACGTGGGTGGTCGAGGGCGAGCTGACCCACTGTGACTCCACCGGCCACGAGACGAAGGTCCGCCCCGGCGACGTCCAGCGGCTCAGCTCGGCGGCGGGGGTCCGGCACGCGGAGCGCAACGACGGGCCGTCGCCGCTCACCTTCGTCCAGATGTGGCTGGCGCCGCGGGACCCCGGTGGGGAGCCGTCGTACGAGATCGTCCCCGGCATCGCCGACTCCACGCCGTACGCCGTCGCCGAGGCGGGCGCCATGCTGCACATACGGCGACTGGCGGCGGGGGAGCGGACGGCGGTGCCGGACGGGGCGTACGTGTATGTGCACGTGGTGCGGGGTGCCGTCCGGCTGGGGGAGGAGCGACTGGCCGCGGGGGACGCGGCACGGATCACCGCGGCGGTGGGTCTGGAGACGGTGGCCCTCACACCGGCCGAAGTGCTGCTGTGGGAGATGAGCGGGTAG
- a CDS encoding serine hydrolase domain-containing protein: MSLNSLTSLASVEKWPVPTAAAGVVRADGAVLGTHGPAGHRFPLASVTKPLAAYAALVAYEEGAIELDEPAGPPGSTVRHLLAHTSGLAFDEHRVTAPAGERRLYSNAGFEQLGDHIAKATDIPFAEYLRQAVLEPLGMTSTTLAGSPAKDGVSTVSDLLRFAAEVQAPRLLDARTVAEAMSVQFPGTKGVLPGYGHQSPNDWGLGFEIRNAKSPHWTGGSSSPRTFGHFGQSGTFLWIDPDAGVACAALTDRAFGPWAIEAWPVFTDAVLGELRG; this comes from the coding sequence ATGTCGTTGAACAGCCTGACGAGCCTGGCCTCGGTCGAGAAGTGGCCCGTGCCCACCGCGGCGGCGGGTGTCGTACGCGCCGACGGTGCCGTCCTCGGGACGCACGGCCCTGCCGGGCACCGCTTTCCGCTCGCCTCGGTCACCAAGCCGCTGGCCGCGTATGCGGCGCTCGTCGCCTACGAGGAGGGCGCGATCGAGCTGGACGAACCGGCCGGGCCGCCCGGTTCGACCGTCCGCCACCTCCTCGCGCACACCTCCGGGCTGGCCTTCGACGAGCACCGGGTGACGGCGCCCGCCGGTGAGCGGCGTCTGTACTCCAACGCCGGGTTCGAGCAGCTCGGCGACCACATCGCCAAGGCCACGGACATCCCGTTCGCGGAGTATCTGCGGCAGGCGGTGCTGGAGCCGCTGGGGATGACGTCGACGACGCTTGCGGGCTCACCGGCGAAGGACGGCGTCTCCACCGTCTCGGACCTGCTGCGCTTCGCGGCGGAGGTGCAGGCGCCGCGGCTGCTGGATGCGCGGACGGTGGCGGAGGCGATGAGTGTGCAGTTCCCCGGGACGAAGGGGGTACTGCCGGGGTACGGGCACCAGAGCCCGAACGACTGGGGGCTGGGCTTCGAGATCCGGAACGCCAAGTCCCCCCACTGGACGGGCGGTTCGTCCTCCCCGCGCACCTTCGGGCACTTCGGCCAGTCCGGTACGTTCCTGTGGATCGACCCCGATGCGGGTGTGGCGTGCGCCGCCCTGACGGACCGGGCGTTCGGGCCGTGGGCGATCGAGGCGTGGCCGGTGTTCACGGATGCGGTGCTCGGGGAACTGCGCGGCTGA
- a CDS encoding GNAT family N-acetyltransferase, translating to MSLARRAGPEDADEVLRLRQVMIDSLWSGAGGGPADWHAESLPTLREHLAEPDGDFAAFVVDHPDRPGALAALVAGTLEYRIGKAGNPHGRVGHVFSVATDPEARRRGYARACMEELLAWFRERGAGHVLLNASPEAEPLYASLGFTRDPDPSMRLLL from the coding sequence ATGAGTCTTGCACGCCGGGCCGGGCCCGAGGATGCCGATGAAGTGCTGCGCCTGCGGCAGGTCATGATCGACTCGTTGTGGAGCGGGGCAGGCGGCGGGCCGGCCGACTGGCATGCCGAGTCCCTGCCGACGCTGCGGGAGCACCTCGCCGAGCCGGACGGTGACTTCGCCGCCTTCGTCGTGGACCATCCGGACCGGCCGGGGGCGCTGGCCGCGCTGGTGGCCGGGACTCTGGAGTACCGGATCGGGAAGGCCGGCAATCCGCACGGGCGGGTCGGGCACGTCTTCAGTGTCGCGACCGACCCTGAGGCCCGGCGCCGTGGGTACGCGCGCGCGTGCATGGAGGAGCTGCTGGCCTGGTTCCGGGAGCGGGGTGCGGGACATGTGCTGCTGAACGCCTCCCCGGAGGCCGAGCCGCTGTACGCCTCCCTCGGCTTCACGCGCGATCCGGACCCGTCGATGCGGCTGCTGCTGTGA
- a CDS encoding MerR family transcriptional regulator: MTVMQTTPADTARTAPADICSAPPRRPPRPDGQDRYTISEVVAFTGLTAHTLRWYERIGLMPHVDRSHTGQRRYSNRDLDWLDFVTKLRLTGMPVADMVRYAELVREGESTYAERQALLESTRRDVLNRIAELRDTLAVLDRKISFYAMEGTTR, encoded by the coding sequence ATGACGGTGATGCAGACCACGCCAGCGGACACCGCACGTACGGCCCCCGCCGACATCTGCTCCGCCCCGCCCAGACGCCCTCCGCGACCCGACGGCCAGGACCGCTACACGATCAGCGAGGTCGTCGCGTTCACCGGGCTGACCGCGCACACCCTGCGCTGGTACGAGCGGATCGGCCTGATGCCGCACGTCGACCGCTCGCACACCGGCCAGCGGCGGTACAGCAACCGCGACCTGGACTGGCTGGACTTCGTGACCAAGCTGCGGCTGACCGGCATGCCGGTGGCCGACATGGTCCGGTACGCGGAGCTGGTCCGGGAGGGCGAGAGCACCTATGCGGAGCGGCAGGCCCTGCTGGAGTCGACCCGCCGGGACGTCCTGAACAGGATCGCCGAACTGCGGGACACGCTCGCCGTACTCGACCGGAAGATCAGTTTCTACGCGATGGAGGGGACCACGCGATGA
- a CDS encoding aldo/keto reductase, producing the protein MTEARIATVRLGEDGPEVGVQGLGCMGMSFAYGPTDAGQARAALERALELGVTLYDTADAYGDGDNERFLSPFFKAHRDEVVIATKFALSIPKDDPTKRIIRNDAPYIREAVEASLKRLDVDVIDLYYMHRRDVNVPIEETVGAMAELVREGKVKHLGLSEVTADELRAAHAVHPITAVQSEWSLFSRDIEAKVVPAARDLGVGLVPYSPLGRGFLTGSFTNAEQELSADDFRRHQPRFNGANAAANAALLEPVRTIAEAHDATLGQIALAWVQQRATLDGLTVVPIPGTRKPNRVEENVGAAAIVLTEDELARLEPIAQKVAGDRYADMRFASAGRE; encoded by the coding sequence ATGACCGAAGCCAGGATTGCGACCGTACGGCTCGGCGAGGACGGACCGGAGGTCGGCGTACAAGGCCTCGGCTGCATGGGCATGAGCTTCGCGTACGGCCCCACGGACGCCGGCCAGGCGCGCGCCGCGCTGGAGCGGGCGCTGGAGCTGGGCGTGACGCTGTACGACACGGCGGACGCCTACGGCGACGGGGACAACGAGCGCTTCCTGTCCCCGTTCTTCAAGGCGCACCGGGACGAGGTGGTCATCGCCACCAAGTTCGCCCTGTCGATCCCGAAGGACGACCCGACCAAGCGGATCATCCGCAACGACGCGCCGTACATTCGCGAGGCCGTCGAGGCCAGCCTGAAGCGGCTCGACGTCGATGTGATCGACCTGTACTACATGCACCGCCGCGATGTGAACGTCCCCATCGAGGAGACCGTCGGCGCGATGGCGGAGCTGGTCCGCGAGGGCAAGGTCAAGCACCTCGGGCTGAGCGAGGTCACCGCCGACGAGCTGCGCGCCGCGCACGCCGTGCACCCGATCACGGCCGTGCAGTCGGAGTGGTCCCTGTTCAGCCGGGACATCGAGGCGAAGGTCGTCCCGGCCGCGCGTGACCTGGGTGTCGGCCTGGTGCCGTACTCGCCGCTCGGCCGCGGTTTCCTCACCGGCTCCTTCACCAACGCCGAACAGGAGCTCTCGGCCGACGACTTCCGCCGCCACCAGCCCCGCTTCAACGGCGCCAACGCGGCCGCCAACGCCGCCCTCCTGGAGCCGGTCCGCACCATCGCCGAGGCCCACGACGCCACCCTCGGCCAGATCGCCCTGGCCTGGGTGCAGCAGCGGGCCACGCTCGACGGCCTCACGGTCGTCCCGATCCCGGGCACCCGCAAGCCGAACCGGGTCGAGGAGAACGTGGGTGCCGCGGCCATCGTCCTGACCGAGGACGAACTGGCCCGGCTGGAGCCGATCGCGCAGAAGGTGGCGGGAGACCGCTACGCGGACATGAGGTTCGCTTCCGCGGGACGCGAATAG
- a CDS encoding DUF4429 domain-containing protein — MGDVLAGFHAVWEFESDSVLIRYERGIRTPKLFQALGERRIPLSAVEGVTLSPGRRGTVVLRLLPRAGADPLLEAADGQLKEGSDPYRLVLPAERQTLAEYYADELKSLLTEAGSGPADRFLVPAPEAPLSFKAYDGKASFDGRAVQFRWSWTGASSAKWKAGDQRLAVADLSGVEWRSPEVFQGHLRLLRRADDSAAAVQPDQDPAAVVFGLGYGPVHESLPFAAAVLAAVRTRGPVPVVPAPSRRDPADIAERIRHLGELHQAGLVTDEEFSSKKAELLAQL, encoded by the coding sequence ATGGGTGACGTACTGGCGGGGTTTCATGCCGTCTGGGAGTTCGAGTCCGACTCCGTGCTCATCCGTTACGAACGGGGGATTCGGACACCGAAGCTGTTCCAGGCGCTTGGGGAACGGCGGATTCCGCTGTCCGCGGTCGAGGGCGTGACGCTCTCCCCGGGCAGGCGTGGCACCGTGGTCCTGCGGCTGCTGCCGCGCGCCGGCGCCGATCCGCTGCTGGAGGCGGCGGACGGGCAACTGAAGGAAGGCTCCGATCCGTACCGGCTGGTGCTGCCGGCCGAGCGGCAGACGCTCGCGGAGTACTACGCCGACGAGCTGAAGTCGCTGCTGACCGAGGCCGGATCCGGGCCTGCCGACCGGTTTCTGGTGCCGGCGCCCGAGGCGCCGCTGTCGTTCAAGGCCTACGACGGGAAGGCGAGCTTCGACGGCAGGGCCGTGCAGTTCCGCTGGTCGTGGACGGGCGCCTCGTCGGCCAAGTGGAAGGCCGGCGACCAGCGCCTGGCCGTCGCCGATCTGAGCGGGGTGGAGTGGCGGTCGCCGGAGGTGTTCCAGGGGCACCTCAGACTGCTGCGGCGCGCGGACGATTCGGCGGCTGCCGTGCAGCCCGACCAGGATCCCGCGGCGGTGGTGTTCGGCCTTGGATACGGGCCGGTGCACGAGTCGCTGCCGTTCGCCGCGGCCGTGCTGGCGGCCGTACGCACAAGGGGGCCGGTACCAGTGGTACCGGCCCCGTCGCGCCGCGACCCCGCCGACATCGCCGAACGCATCCGCCATCTCGGGGAGTTGCATCAGGCCGGGCTGGTCACCGACGAGGAGTTCTCCTCCAAGAAGGCGGAGTTGCTGGCGCAGCTGTGA
- a CDS encoding alpha/beta hydrolase, whose product MTSFDTSPQLNVWRALLALAVVFVMLATTGWTALRSHRESTALQASLAQWEHGSVHGLRLPDPEAAPTLLGRFFASLSPEDQARLAQRYPLAVGNMNGAPVALRYEANHIALDQQRRVEKKRMHDGRLSAAGQQDAGRRMHRYESLLTPGRQILAFDPEGSGRIAEVFGNLNKAQRISVVVPGVDTDLLTFQKTYRQYSAPVGMAEALYAAERAQRPATRTAVIAWADYTAPDGLGVDAATGLRAAEGSLRLNALVGGLPGRAPVAMICHSYGSVVCGVAAHAMPRRVTDIAVAASPGMRVSSAAHLDTRARVWAMRDATDWIQDVPYLEVGGLGHGADPVSSDFGARVLSARDAQGHAGYFQPGTDSLRNLAAVGVGAYDAVTCARENDACRAGVPGTTTAGRA is encoded by the coding sequence GTGACTTCCTTCGACACCTCCCCGCAACTGAACGTCTGGCGCGCACTGCTGGCGCTGGCCGTCGTGTTCGTGATGCTCGCGACCACCGGCTGGACCGCCCTGCGCAGTCACCGGGAGTCGACCGCACTGCAGGCCTCGCTCGCCCAGTGGGAGCACGGCAGCGTCCACGGCCTCCGCCTGCCGGACCCCGAGGCCGCACCGACCCTGCTCGGCCGTTTCTTCGCCTCCCTCTCCCCCGAGGACCAGGCCCGCCTCGCCCAGCGCTACCCGCTCGCGGTCGGGAACATGAACGGTGCCCCCGTCGCCTTGCGCTACGAGGCCAACCACATCGCGCTGGACCAGCAGCGCAGGGTCGAGAAGAAGCGCATGCACGACGGCCGGCTCAGCGCGGCAGGACAGCAGGACGCGGGCCGTCGTATGCACCGCTACGAGTCCCTGCTGACCCCCGGCCGCCAGATCCTGGCCTTCGACCCCGAGGGCTCGGGCCGCATCGCCGAGGTGTTCGGGAACCTGAACAAGGCGCAGCGGATCTCCGTCGTCGTCCCCGGCGTCGACACCGATCTGCTCACCTTCCAGAAGACCTACCGCCAGTACAGCGCCCCGGTCGGCATGGCCGAGGCGCTGTACGCGGCGGAGCGCGCACAGCGCCCCGCGACCCGTACGGCCGTGATCGCCTGGGCCGACTACACCGCCCCCGACGGACTCGGCGTGGACGCGGCCACCGGGCTGCGCGCCGCAGAGGGCTCCCTGCGGCTGAACGCCCTGGTGGGCGGCCTGCCCGGCCGCGCCCCCGTGGCGATGATCTGCCACAGCTACGGCTCCGTGGTCTGCGGCGTCGCCGCGCACGCCATGCCCCGCCGGGTGACCGACATAGCGGTGGCCGCGAGCCCCGGCATGCGGGTCTCCAGCGCCGCCCACCTGGACACGAGGGCCCGGGTGTGGGCCATGCGGGACGCCACCGACTGGATCCAGGACGTGCCGTATCTGGAGGTCGGCGGGCTCGGGCACGGCGCCGATCCGGTGTCCTCGGACTTCGGCGCGCGGGTGCTGTCCGCCCGGGACGCGCAGGGCCACGCCGGCTATTTCCAGCCGGGCACGGACAGCCTGCGCAATCTCGCGGCCGTGGGCGTAGGGGCGTACGACGCGGTGACGTGCGCGCGCGAGAACGACGCGTGCCGGGCCGGTGTGCCCGGCACGACGACGGCCGGACGCGCGTAG
- a CDS encoding TetR/AcrR family transcriptional regulator produces the protein METLRERKKQRTRKALLRAALELFTTQGYEHTTVDEIAEAVDVSQRTFFRYFAGKEDAAFAVQEMTEARFVDAVRARPAHEAPLQALRQAVLEGWDGIRGTVESTVPVELYLRMYRTIESTPALLAAHLRRSAATEETIARLLAEREGVDVDADPRPRLAVAMFGGVIRVTERQWCTGDDFSLEAIRQLTASYLDQVGSALTGNWRETGNR, from the coding sequence ATGGAAACACTGCGCGAACGCAAGAAACAGCGCACCCGGAAAGCGCTGCTCCGGGCCGCTCTGGAGCTGTTCACCACCCAGGGCTACGAGCACACCACCGTCGACGAGATCGCCGAGGCCGTCGACGTCTCGCAGCGCACCTTCTTCCGCTACTTCGCCGGCAAGGAGGACGCGGCCTTCGCGGTCCAGGAGATGACGGAGGCGCGCTTCGTCGACGCCGTACGGGCGCGGCCGGCGCACGAGGCGCCGCTTCAGGCCCTGCGGCAGGCGGTCCTGGAGGGCTGGGACGGGATCCGCGGAACCGTCGAGTCGACCGTCCCGGTCGAGCTGTACCTGCGCATGTACCGGACGATCGAGTCGACCCCCGCGCTGCTCGCCGCGCATCTGCGCCGCTCGGCGGCGACGGAGGAGACGATCGCGCGCCTGCTGGCCGAGCGCGAGGGCGTCGACGTGGACGCCGACCCGCGACCGCGGCTGGCCGTGGCGATGTTCGGCGGGGTGATAAGGGTCACGGAGCGGCAGTGGTGCACGGGCGACGACTTCAGCCTGGAGGCGATCCGTCAACTCACCGCGTCCTACCTCGATCAGGTGGGTTCGGCACTCACCGGGAACTGGCGCGAAACGGGAAATCGTTGA